Below is a window of Wenzhouxiangella sp. XN201 DNA.
CGCCGGTGGGTGAAATCGATCATGCCGAAAGCATCATGCTGTGGCCCCTGGATCAGCGCGAGCCGGCGCGAGACAAGGCGCTGGCGGCAGCCCGGGCCAGCCAGGACCCTGAACACCTGGAGTGGGCAGCCCAACTGGCCGTTGACGAGGGCGATCTCGAGCAGGCCCTGTCGTTATACCGGCAGGCCCGGGAGCGGGATCCGGACAGGGCCTCGCTGGCGTTGGCCGAGGCCGAGGTACTCCGCCAGCTCGATCGCGACGAGGAGGCCATCGAGCTGTTGGCTGCACTGCCGGAAGACAGCGAAACCCTCTACACGCTCGGTATCTACCTGGTCCGGGTCGAACGCAGCGAACGCGCCGAAGCTGTCTGGCAGCAACTCGCCGGCTTGCCCGAAGATCGGCAGGCGCCGGATCATGCCTTTCTGGTCGCACAGCTTGCCGAACTGGTCGAGCGGGACGAAGACGCCCTGGCCTGGTATGCCCGAATCGAAGACGGCGAGCAAGCGCGCCGATCGCTGCTGCGCCGAGCGATCATCCATGGTCGGGGCGGGGAAGTTGATGAAGCGCGTGATCTGCTGGAGCGATATCGCGAAGATGCCAGCGACGATGAGCTCCACGATGCCTGGCTGATCGAGGCGGATATCCTGCGCAGCGGAGGTCAGCCCGAAGCGGCCGTCGAGCTGCTTGCCGCACCCCTGTCGGATAATCCGGGCAGCATCGATCTGCTCTATGCCCGCGCCCTGAGCGCCGCGCTGGCCGAGAATATCGACCTGGCGGAGCAGGACCTTCGTCGCATCATCCAGATGGACGGCGACAATGCAATGGCCTTGAATGCCCTGGGTTATACGCTCACCGACCAGACCGATCGGCACCAGGAAGCCTATCGACTGATTCGCCGCGCGCTCGAACTTGATCCGGAGGATCCGGCCACGCTCGATTCGATGGGCTGGGTGCTCTACCGGCTGGGCCGGGCCGAAGAGGCTGTCGATTACCTCGAGCGCGCCCTCGAGGGCGACGAGAACCCCGAGATCATGGCGCACCTGATCGAAGTGCTCGATCACATCGGCCGCTCCGAAGAGGCCGCCGACCTGGCCGAGCGCGCGCTGGCCGACCATGCCGATGACCCGTATCTTCGGGCGACGCTGGAGCGGCTGGGATACGAGCAGTGATTGCCATCGGCGAATTTCGGCCGCTGATCATCATTGGTGCCTGTTTACTGATGGCGGCCTGTGCCACCCCGCGGGATCCGCGTCCCGCCGGGGCCTGGCTGGAGGAACGGGAAGCCTTCTTCGCGGACCACCCAGAGTGGTCGATTGACGGTCGCGTCAGCCTTTCGGACGGAGAGCGCGGTGGCTCGCTGTCGTTTTCCTGGCAAGCCACCGGCGAGCAACATCGGATTCACCTGCGCACGGGCGCCGGGGGCCGGCAATGGCGGCTGCATTTCTCACCGACCGGCGCCGAGCTCGAAGGCAGCGAAGTCGGCCGGATCGTTGGCGAAGATCCTGATCCGCTGGTCGAGGAAGCGATTGGCTGGCCCATACCGGTGCGCGCCCTGGCCTGGTGGATTCGCGGTCTTCAGCCCCCGGCGAGCGGGCAGTTGGCTTTTGCCGATGACGGCACCCTGGAGCGCGCCAGCGATGGCGTGTGGCTGCTCGAGTACGGGCGCTGGAAGCAGATAGACGAAAGACTGTTCCCGGTGCGCCTGCAGGCCGTGTCCGAACCGTATCGCGTCCGAATCGTCATTCGTGACTGGCAGTTCGGGGTCGAAGGTCAATGAAAAATCGTTATAATGCCGCCAGCGCGACTGGCCGGCAGCGTCGGTCGATCCAGATTCATGGTTTCGCCTTGCAGGGACGTCGCCAAGCTGGTTAAGGCACGGGGTTTTGATCCCCGCATTCGCAGGTTCGAGTCCTGCCGTCCCTGCCATTTTTCGCAATTCCAGCACAAAGGATGTTCGCTTGAGTCATCCCTCGTTGATGGTATTTACCGGGAACGCTAACCCGGAACTTGCCCAGGCCATCGCCGAAAACCTGGGTGTCCCGATGGGCCGTGCCAACGTCGGTCGCTTCAGCGACGGCGAGGCGATGGTCGAGATCATGGAAAACGTCAGGGGTCGCGACGTCTACGTGATTCAGCCGACCTGCCAGCCCGCAGCCGAGAACTTCATGGAACTGCTGGTCATGATCGATGCGCTCAAGCGCGCATCAGCCTGGCGCGTGACCTCGATCATCCCGTATTTCGGCTATGCCCGGCAGGACCGACGCCCGCGCTCTGCACGTGTGCCGATCACGGCCAAGGTCGCAGCGCGAATGATCTCCGTCGCTGGAACCGATCGTGTCGTTACGGTGGACCTGCACGCCGACCAGATTCAGGGTTTCTTCGACGTGCCTGTCGACAACGTCTATGCCTCGCCGTTGACCCTGGCCGACATCTGGAAGCACTACACCTCCGACGAAATCATCGTCGTCTCGCCCGACGTCGGCGGCGTGGTGCGCGCACGCGCCATCGCCAAGCGCCTCGACTGTGAACTGGCCATCATCGACAAGCGCCGCCCGCGCGCCAACGAGGCGACCGTGATGAACCTGATCGGCGATGTAAAGGGCAAGATCTGCGTGTTGGTCGACGACATGATCGACACGGCCGGGACGCTTTGTTCGGCCGCCGGTGCCCTGAAGGAAAAGGGCGCAAGGCGGGTCGTGGCCTACTGCGTTCATCCGGTTCTTTCCGGTCCCGCGATCGACAATATCAGCAATTCGCGCATCGACGAGATCGTGGTGACGGACACCATTCCGCTCAGCATTGAAGCGCGCGGTTGCGCCCAGATTCGCCAGCTTTCCGTGGCCCAGATGCTGGCCGAGACGATTCGCCGGATGGCCGAGGGTGAGTCGGTCAGTTCTCTGTATGTCGACTGATTGCTGCGGGAGATATTGAAACCGCAGATTTCGCAGATGACCGCAGATTTTTGAAAGAGCTTTCTGGGCGTACGGATTTAACCGCACTACTTGAGCAAACACGCTAGCAGAGCGTGCTTTAACTGTTGATCTTTCTGGTTTTTAATCTGCGTTCATCTGCGCAATCTGCGGTTCCAAATGCTCACGTGTAGCCAATTTGCACCGCGACCACCATCGCCACCGCGGCAGCCGCCAACAGCTTGAGTATCAGCGGAAAGACGAAGCGGAACCAGCGATCGTAGGGAATGCCGGCCAGGCCGAGAATACCCATCAGGACCGGGTTGGTCGGCACGATCATGTTCATGAAGCCGTCACCGAACTGGTAGGCCAGTACCGAGACCTGCCGGGTAATGCCCACCAGGTCGCCGATCGGCGCCATCAGGGGCATGGTCAGATAGGCCTGTCCGCTGCCCGAAGAGACGAAAATATTCATCACGCTCTGGATGCCCAGCATGCCCACGGCGGAGATTTCCGCCGGCAGGCCAATCAGGGGTGAGGCCATCGCGTGGACGATTGTATGCAGAACCTGACCGTCTTCGAGGATCAGGGCGATCGACTTGGCGAAGCCGATCAGGATGGCCGTCCCGGCCAGCTCCGAAGCACCCAGGGAGAAGGTCTTGGCCAGGTCGTCAAAGGACATGCGGTCGATCAGGGCCACAGCAACGGCCAGGGCAATGAACATGGCACCCAGTTCCACCAGGTACCAGCCGTGGCCGACGATACCGTAGACGAGCACGGCGAGCGCCAGCGCAGTCGCGGCCAGAACGGCCTTGCGCCGACCGGTCATGGCCGGCAGTTCCGTTTGTTCCGGCGGCTGAGCTGATTCGATGCCGTAGACCAGGCTGGCTTCCGGATCGCGCTGTACCTTGCGCGCGTAGGCCCAGACGTGGTGGATGCCGATTGCCAGGAAGGGCCAGAAAATGATGGCCCGATACGCAATGCCGGAGCCCGGTTGCAATTCGGCAATGTCCTGGGCAATGAACAGGGTAAATGGGTTGAGGATGGCGGCGCCGTAGCCCACGCAATAGCCCACGACCATGATGCCGATGGCTGCCACGGTGTCCATGCGCATGGCCACGCACAGTGAAATCAGAATGGCTGCCAGAGGAATGTATTCCTCGGCCATGCCGAGCGTGGCCGAAGCCGCCGCGAACAGAAATACACCAAGAGAAATCAGCCAGAACGCGCTGTTGCCGAAGCGCCGGATGACAGAGCCCATGAAGGCATCGATGGCACCGGTCTGCCGAATCACGGCGAGTGAACCACCGATCAGTAGCACGAAGAAAATGATGCCCTGCACGTCGGCCATGGCCCGCGGCACGGCCGTGAACAAATGCCAGGGTGCC
It encodes the following:
- a CDS encoding tetratricopeptide repeat protein, whose product is MDKRAIFLSAANQFKRLVVASLCLLVAACAATGQGGGREADAETDDADAMFHIATAERLAGVGEYESALEEYLAAAQVSGDPEVARMVTRLAGRLQAWETAVTAAERWLELEPAAESAHHVRVVALVNQRLPDRALVALQDWLSQDAEPAQARFWRRAAMLLSAANELDTAREVLAGLAARHGDEAPVGEIDHAESIMLWPLDQREPARDKALAAARASQDPEHLEWAAQLAVDEGDLEQALSLYRQARERDPDRASLALAEAEVLRQLDRDEEAIELLAALPEDSETLYTLGIYLVRVERSERAEAVWQQLAGLPEDRQAPDHAFLVAQLAELVERDEDALAWYARIEDGEQARRSLLRRAIIHGRGGEVDEARDLLERYREDASDDELHDAWLIEADILRSGGQPEAAVELLAAPLSDNPGSIDLLYARALSAALAENIDLAEQDLRRIIQMDGDNAMALNALGYTLTDQTDRHQEAYRLIRRALELDPEDPATLDSMGWVLYRLGRAEEAVDYLERALEGDENPEIMAHLIEVLDHIGRSEEAADLAERALADHADDPYLRATLERLGYEQ
- the lolB gene encoding lipoprotein insertase outer membrane protein LolB, giving the protein MIAIGEFRPLIIIGACLLMAACATPRDPRPAGAWLEEREAFFADHPEWSIDGRVSLSDGERGGSLSFSWQATGEQHRIHLRTGAGGRQWRLHFSPTGAELEGSEVGRIVGEDPDPLVEEAIGWPIPVRALAWWIRGLQPPASGQLAFADDGTLERASDGVWLLEYGRWKQIDERLFPVRLQAVSEPYRVRIVIRDWQFGVEGQ
- a CDS encoding ribose-phosphate diphosphokinase, which produces MVFTGNANPELAQAIAENLGVPMGRANVGRFSDGEAMVEIMENVRGRDVYVIQPTCQPAAENFMELLVMIDALKRASAWRVTSIIPYFGYARQDRRPRSARVPITAKVAARMISVAGTDRVVTVDLHADQIQGFFDVPVDNVYASPLTLADIWKHYTSDEIIVVSPDVGGVVRARAIAKRLDCELAIIDKRRPRANEATVMNLIGDVKGKICVLVDDMIDTAGTLCSAAGALKEKGARRVVAYCVHPVLSGPAIDNISNSRIDEIVVTDTIPLSIEARGCAQIRQLSVAQMLAETIRRMAEGESVSSLYVD
- a CDS encoding AbgT family transporter, encoding MSRTLRMPHTLVLMFIMMIVALVLTWVLPAGSFETVTNESGREVVQPGTFSLIEDADTLAPWHLFTAVPRAMADVQGIIFFVLLIGGSLAVIRQTGAIDAFMGSVIRRFGNSAFWLISLGVFLFAAASATLGMAEEYIPLAAILISLCVAMRMDTVAAIGIMVVGYCVGYGAAILNPFTLFIAQDIAELQPGSGIAYRAIIFWPFLAIGIHHVWAYARKVQRDPEASLVYGIESAQPPEQTELPAMTGRRKAVLAATALALAVLVYGIVGHGWYLVELGAMFIALAVAVALIDRMSFDDLAKTFSLGASELAGTAILIGFAKSIALILEDGQVLHTIVHAMASPLIGLPAEISAVGMLGIQSVMNIFVSSGSGQAYLTMPLMAPIGDLVGITRQVSVLAYQFGDGFMNMIVPTNPVLMGILGLAGIPYDRWFRFVFPLILKLLAAAAVAMVVAVQIGYT